The sequence below is a genomic window from Aureispira sp. CCB-E.
CCAAATAATACCTTCTTCTTTTGCTATACTCTCTGCCAACTGCTTGTTGCCTTCTATGAATTCTTCCGTTATTGGACCATTATATTTCAAATGTAAATCCCAAATTTTCTGTTTACTCATTGTATTAATTTTTAATTGTTTGGTTGTTGATTTCGTCTCAGATTGATAAAACACAGAATAGAGAAAAAACTAAAAAATGCAGGGTCCGACCATCCAAGTCCATAAAAAACGCCTATGTACACAGCATAAAGCGTTATTACGACTCCTAAAATATTTGTCCATAACAATCCTGTTAAGATCTTCTTTGCATAAACGCTTTTTTCTTCTACATCCCTAAATAAAAAAGAGATTGCTGCAATTCCCATTAAGAAAATGGTTGTATGCTGAGATAGGAAAACGCTATACTCATCATTCAGTTGAAGGCCATAGTAAGGCCATAATAAATTAGGAATACAAAATAAACCCAATCCAAAAATTGCGTAAACCATTCCATGAATGGTCAAAAATGTTTTGTTGCTCATGATTCTTTTTTTTAATTTATAGTTCAAATGTAGATCAAATAGTTTACTTTTGATACTAACTTAAAAAAAACTACTAGTTTCCTTTAGGAAACTAATAATCAATATTATAATGAGAATTAAGCAACACGATGATCTATCACAGGAGTGTGTCCGAGATTTAAAAGCTATTAAGGATACCATGGAATTACTTTCAGGCAAATGGAAAATACAAATCATAGGAGCATTGATACGCAGTGGTACACTGAGATTTATGCAGTTGAAAAGAATTTTGGATGGGATTGCTCCTAAAAAATTATCCAATGACCTACAGGAGCT
It includes:
- a CDS encoding helix-turn-helix domain-containing protein: MRIKQHDDLSQECVRDLKAIKDTMELLSGKWKIQIIGALIRSGTLRFMQLKRILDGIAPKKLSNDLQELEMNKLISRTVKDTKPITVEYAITEHGKTLNNLIVEIIDWGIHHRKEIFKK